One segment of Natronosalvus halobius DNA contains the following:
- a CDS encoding DUF7344 domain-containing protein: MNTQDVHEILANGDRQHILGELFKNDGFTTIPVLAKRLADHSETRVETNKALENAKIRLVHNHLPRLEDYGIIEYDSRSGDVVLTASEARKSLLDSAEELEAMSPETAESF, translated from the coding sequence ATGAATACGCAGGATGTCCACGAGATCCTGGCTAATGGTGATCGGCAGCACATCCTCGGTGAACTTTTCAAAAACGACGGATTTACCACAATTCCTGTTCTCGCTAAACGACTAGCCGACCACTCGGAGACTCGCGTAGAAACCAACAAGGCGCTCGAAAACGCAAAGATCAGGTTAGTGCATAACCACTTACCACGGCTGGAAGATTACGGAATAATCGAGTACGACAGCAGAAGCGGAGATGTAGTACTTACCGCCTCTGAGGCGAGAAAGTCTCTACTTGATAGTGCAGAGGAGCTAGAAGCCATGTCTCCTGAAACAGCGGAATCTTTCTGA
- a CDS encoding DoxX family protein, which produces MALTLSTAHMGVTILTIVAVGISAVGFFRPPEVLLKDMVEVDVKESWLPMLGTLKAAGALGLLIGIGVPIPSIGTAAAVGLVVYFVGASIVHLRAGDYSVSGQHVFLLLAVATLVLDLVS; this is translated from the coding sequence ATGGCACTCACCTTGTCCACTGCTCACATGGGTGTCACTATCCTGACCATCGTCGCTGTCGGCATTTCGGCAGTAGGCTTCTTTCGCCCTCCTGAGGTTCTCCTCAAAGACATGGTCGAGGTAGACGTGAAGGAATCCTGGCTGCCCATGCTGGGCACTCTGAAAGCGGCGGGCGCGCTCGGACTGCTGATCGGCATCGGCGTGCCAATCCCATCGATCGGGACGGCCGCCGCAGTCGGCCTCGTTGTGTACTTTGTCGGTGCCTCGATCGTCCACCTGCGCGCTGGCGATTACTCGGTCAGTGGGCAGCACGTGTTCCTCCTGTTGGCCGTGGCCACACTGGTGTTGGACCTGGTTTCGTGA
- a CDS encoding IS5 family transposase, which produces MVALPKSRLLRFVERAMMLARRAVARFSTRYSRKRFTLRQHVVLLCLKVKKTTTYRDLVDELIKMPRIRDALDLDSIPAPSTLCKAFDRLEMAVWRVLLNVSLSDLPLNGVTSIDASGFERAHASTHYTKRTNLTIQQLKTTLLVDTATNAVLDVHVTTTRKHDTQIAPQVVKRNAESIAVLTGDKGYDDQKLRRLASDHDIRPLIKHREFISLHKAWNARLDGDLYHQRNMNETVNAAIKQKFGAFVRSRLWWKQFRELVIKCVVHKLERGLTIAFKEGECQ; this is translated from the coding sequence ATGGTTGCTCTCCCGAAGTCACGACTCCTTCGATTCGTTGAACGGGCTATGATGCTGGCTCGCCGTGCTGTGGCACGGTTTTCGACACGCTACTCACGGAAACGGTTCACGCTCCGCCAACATGTCGTCCTGCTCTGTCTCAAAGTGAAGAAGACAACCACATACCGCGACCTTGTTGACGAACTCATCAAGATGCCTCGCATTCGTGACGCCCTCGATCTCGATTCGATCCCCGCACCCTCGACACTCTGCAAGGCGTTCGACCGGTTGGAGATGGCCGTCTGGCGGGTGCTGCTGAACGTTTCACTTTCGGACTTGCCGCTGAACGGTGTCACCAGCATTGATGCCTCCGGATTCGAGCGGGCGCATGCATCAACACACTATACGAAGCGAACGAACCTCACCATCCAGCAGTTGAAGACAACGTTGTTGGTCGATACAGCGACCAATGCTGTTCTCGATGTTCACGTGACGACAACGCGAAAGCACGATACGCAGATTGCGCCACAGGTAGTGAAACGGAACGCAGAGTCCATCGCGGTCTTGACCGGTGATAAGGGATACGACGACCAGAAGCTCCGGCGACTCGCCAGCGACCACGATATTCGACCACTTATAAAGCATCGTGAGTTCATCTCACTCCACAAAGCGTGGAATGCACGGCTGGATGGCGATCTCTACCATCAGCGGAACATGAACGAGACAGTCAACGCGGCGATCAAACAGAAATTCGGTGCATTCGTGCGGTCACGTCTCTGGTGGAAGCAGTTCCGGGAACTCGTCATCAAGTGTGTCGTTCACAAACTCGAACGAGGGCTCACTATTGCATTCAAGGAGGGCGAATGTCAGTGA
- a CDS encoding helix-turn-helix domain-containing protein, translating to MPHTRLKFKLPGGAFEFSTDHPDEEFRILAAFPIDDELFVAFEAPIENHQAVLRYFDETPLSYDVLHTDEQSVLLQYEMPFIPPPLRAVLASGNLVQFPLTLRDGWIAFDLTTSHERLSMLKAEFEDAGFTYEVVSVTQSTQPTDLLTDRQRRFMIEALQRGYYDSPRECSLTDLAGELEVSKSTASRVLHNAEETVVKEFFAELIE from the coding sequence ATGCCCCACACCCGATTAAAGTTCAAACTCCCGGGGGGCGCGTTCGAGTTTTCAACCGACCATCCTGACGAGGAATTCCGGATACTCGCTGCCTTCCCCATAGATGATGAACTCTTCGTCGCGTTCGAGGCACCAATAGAGAACCATCAAGCCGTCCTTCGCTATTTTGATGAAACTCCACTTTCCTATGACGTGCTCCACACTGACGAACAGTCCGTACTGCTCCAGTATGAAATGCCGTTCATTCCACCACCACTTCGCGCAGTCTTGGCCTCTGGGAACCTCGTGCAATTTCCGCTCACCCTCCGGGATGGATGGATAGCGTTTGACCTGACAACCTCTCACGAGCGGCTATCGATGCTCAAAGCTGAGTTCGAGGACGCTGGCTTCACGTACGAGGTCGTCTCAGTCACACAATCGACCCAACCGACCGATCTGTTGACCGACCGCCAACGGCGCTTCATGATCGAGGCCCTCCAGCGCGGCTACTACGACAGCCCCCGCGAGTGTTCGCTCACCGATCTTGCGGGTGAGCTCGAGGTTAGCAAATCGACGGCGAGCAGGGTACTCCACAACGCCGAAGAGACGGTCGTCAAGGAGTTTTTCGCAGAGCTGATTGAGTAG
- a CDS encoding HalOD1 output domain-containing protein, whose product MFLRFVSECYCMARGNSLSLQIIEAVAERERTDPVELEPPLHSVIDPEALDSLFQSTSKRSRANGTIQFDYCGYTVQISSSGGVQLTDPATSPQADSQSATDSLKS is encoded by the coding sequence ATGTTCTTGCGCTTTGTTTCTGAATGCTATTGTATGGCTAGAGGGAACTCACTAAGCCTTCAAATTATCGAAGCAGTTGCTGAGCGGGAACGAACTGATCCAGTAGAACTCGAGCCACCGCTTCATTCTGTCATCGACCCAGAGGCGCTCGATTCCTTGTTCCAGTCAACTTCCAAACGGAGCCGAGCAAATGGGACAATCCAATTTGACTACTGCGGCTATACAGTTCAGATCAGCAGCTCTGGTGGGGTTCAGCTTACCGACCCAGCCACTAGCCCACAAGCGGATTCACAATCGGCCACGGACTCACTCAAGAGCTAA
- a CDS encoding carboxymuconolactone decarboxylase family protein: MVTRLEPIEKPDGLKMRLIYWMMRRKFGKVMIPLKVVIARMPGSLGLIRKLQKFHKRIPLDPELKLMVRTLISENNGCGYCLDLGESEANRENLGMGKFNALAEYQTSPLFSDRERAALAYAEELTRHKNVSDATFEELRKHFNDREIVEITWLNAMQNFTNLVTIPLEIESDGLCAIAQSEIQMEHDERSPMQNARE; this comes from the coding sequence ATGGTTACGAGACTAGAGCCGATCGAGAAGCCCGATGGACTCAAAATGCGGCTCATCTACTGGATGATGCGACGAAAGTTTGGCAAGGTAATGATCCCGCTGAAGGTTGTGATCGCTCGCATGCCAGGGTCTCTGGGACTTATCCGCAAGCTCCAGAAATTCCACAAGAGGATTCCGCTTGACCCTGAACTCAAGCTCATGGTGAGGACGCTTATCTCGGAGAACAACGGGTGCGGCTATTGCTTGGATCTAGGAGAGTCGGAGGCAAACCGCGAGAACCTCGGGATGGGAAAGTTCAACGCGCTCGCGGAGTACCAGACGAGCCCGCTCTTTTCCGATCGGGAGCGAGCGGCGCTGGCGTATGCGGAGGAACTCACGCGCCACAAGAACGTTTCCGACGCTACGTTCGAAGAGCTCCGCAAGCATTTCAACGATCGGGAGATCGTCGAAATCACGTGGCTGAATGCGATGCAAAACTTCACTAACCTCGTTACTATTCCGCTCGAAATCGAATCCGATGGTTTGTGTGCGATTGCTCAGTCGGAGATACAGATGGAACATGATGAACGATCGCCCATGCAAAACGCACGAGAATAA
- a CDS encoding amphi-Trp domain-containing protein, protein MPEEVLFKSESDQTREDIASYLRSVADKLEQGDTITLKSGSESVTMEPPSRPTFEVKAEREGPTDGPGELSIEFELEWDENGNEGDGGSGQLEIE, encoded by the coding sequence ATGCCTGAAGAAGTCCTGTTCAAATCAGAGAGTGACCAGACCCGAGAAGACATCGCCTCGTATCTCCGCAGTGTCGCTGATAAGCTCGAACAAGGGGATACAATCACACTCAAATCCGGTTCCGAGTCCGTGACAATGGAACCGCCATCACGCCCGACGTTTGAGGTCAAAGCCGAACGCGAAGGGCCAACGGACGGCCCCGGAGAATTGAGTATCGAGTTCGAACTCGAATGGGACGAGAACGGCAATGAGGGGGACGGCGGGAGCGGTCAGTTAGAAATCGAGTGA